GAACTTCGCCGGTCAGGTAAGAGAAAGATGACAATCTTCCTTACCTTATTGTTTAAGGGAGTGGATGAAGAAAGTGATTCACACACCGTTCTCATTGGCCACTAAGTCCACTTGTAGCTTCAAATGGTTATTTCATATAGTACACTCTGTTTCGGATTaactgcttcttgagattGTTGGGGTCGCATTTGCCTGACTCAAAACTGTGTAATATGTCCATTTGGTAAGGCAGGCGACTGCATGATCTCTGGTGTAGCTTAtttgatttcgtgcaaaataTGCGGCGAACAATGTATTGGGGAAACAGGGCGACCTCTTTGTGTTggtattaaagaacatctagatgGAATGAGACATTCAAACGCAGCAACCCCACTTGGAACCCCTCGCAGAAAATGccatgaaaatgctcctttctgcatagctgctacgatcctatcgtacgacTCTGAAATTGTGGCTCGCAGAAcattggaggcgttttggataaaagCTTAAAGTccaaaaaggaacagaaaggaagagtgcatagCCGTACCAACAAGCTGGCTCTGCATCAAGGTCTTTGCGGGTTTCGATCTAAGGGGTCacatgcgggtcgcatcctaattagtattagctgAGCGAATATCACACGGAGGTGCGGTAATATCATGGCAAGCGGCTacctaggtaagcacaacgatttggagtcttttggtttcgattttgggtgtagcatcttagggaatgatgacttgttctggatgaggatttgagaggatatatcacaaatgtTCTGTCTTTCCAGGCTCTGGCGAAGGCAATgacgccaaaacgttagccgtaataaagtttgttaacaatcttggctgttgcttaaattagactatcgacaagttgcaatctctatgccaagattcaaggaaggtcgaactttcgcacttctggaaagtgatttcgttcatctctccctgtatcagtgtaaacggagtgctgtttcttctgtttctatgaaaaagaaaaaaaagatggaaaagtcgaaaatccattcggacgaatcgcaggcggagggGTGCAATGGTTGCACCCCGCCCGCAATGGTTAAAATGGTTCCAATGgttgaagcgcatcacgtgtcggGCCACTTCTATTTGCTGTACTTGGCAAATGCGACGGCGTCGCTGACCCTCGATCGATGGACTATGACAGAACTTCGAATGCAGTCCCGCAattgcgtgaagcgggatgctcctagcatcactctttcaattAGGCGTTCAGTGATGCTCATCGCATTTCCTTCCTGGATGCGGccgcccaggtttctgaaacATACgtgaaaacaggaagaactgCGGTGTTGAATACGTGAGCACGGAGCTGAGTTTTCctagtcttcttcactacatccccGATGCTCTTATACACTAGTCAAGCCGCAcgtttcctcctgcccagctcgggaaTCAGGTCATTCTTCGTATTCAATTATCGActcagataaacgtagctggaacattcggatatgttcgttccgttgagcgagCGAAaggaatggggcatccgagacctatccgttacgcatgaacatcatcttttgaagattcagctgaagactgaTGTATCTACATGATCCGTTGAATTTGGTCAGCACTCGTTACGCTTGATTGAGGCTAGATTTTTTCAGCACGATGTCATCAGTGTCACCGTAATGGTGTAGCTGTCGGCCGTCAAACTTCACTCCCATGCTGTCCCATTCtagctttcgcattgcgttctcgagaatatccgtgaatattttaggtgaaattgtGCCACCCTGTCTGACCTCTCTCTTCCTGTTGATGAAGATATTCTTGTGGAATAGCAAATTCCAGTCGTTAAGTTAGTGTACAACTCTTGAGGTACCTTCACGTACTGAGTAGGGAAACTCTCGCGGCATTTTGTACCCTCAACTACACAAGGCAGAATAGGTTTTGAGACGGTTCTAACGAAGGCTTGTATCTTCCCGCTATCTTGGTACATTACTTATATCTGCAATATGAGCGCGTTTCTAGTAttacttttgcatttttgcacAAGATCtctccaaaatattcacaaaaaaaatcctgagtGGACCGACACACAGTATCTTTGATTGGTTTTGCCTTCTTGTCCGATGAGTAATACCCGTTTGCACGCGTGAATGATTAATGTGTCGTTACTCTGATTTGGGAGCCAAGGAGTTTCACTAAGCAGAAACTGTCCTCTGGatgaatgtttttgaaaatcttcaagTTAGTCAAGCATAGTGTTACTGCAATCAAGCAAAGTTAAAGTACAAATTTAACTGTGAGTGCGAAAGAccataaaatgaagaaaacgaacCATTTGTTACATCTGCGGTGGAGCCTTTGCATACAGACGTCGAATCTGCCCTCACTATCCCACCGTAACcttgaaattgtttttgacGTAAACTCTTAAATCCGTTTTTGATGTCCCACTTTCGATGAATCTAAACACAGTGACACTCTTTTTTTGACCTTCAATGGGTAGTATACGCGAGATACTCGTTAGATTTTCTCAGCTAACTCAGAAATTCTTGGATAGGATAAGGGTAGGcaaacctttctttttttgtaatcggCGACGCTAGAGATAATTTTCATTCAAGGGGTCAGTAGATCCGAAAAGTGCTTGAGTTTTTGATGTATAGGATAGGGATAATAGCATTCTAAAGCAGTGTTGTCAACAGCACCACAGCGATGGACGGCGGGACTCTCTCGGATGTTTGTGGGACATTTGTGGAtagattccttttttctcgcggtcagttttatatttttcagtcAGTCTTACTTTCCAATTTGTATATATTGTAACAAAACTCCATCAGAAAGGCtgaagatatttttattaccattttttcaatattttaaacAGCTGTCAAGGAATATTCTCGAGCTCTGTACATTAGAGTCATTAAAGGAACGCTTTTCGCAGTGTGAACAATCCCCTTTGTAGGACCACCCTCGGTCTTTCTGTTGCTTACTATCTGAAAGGGTTGTCAATACAGATCTTGCTTGGTAAAATTCAGTTATACATGAAATTAGATGGCATCCAACCTGATAAATCACACTAAATGGCGTCACCCCACAacaaaaatgaggaagaagaccaagaagtCGATTGCAAAGAAGACGAAGATGAAAAATATGCATATATACaagaaatgtaaaagtaaTGATACGACGCTCAGTTATCACAAGACTTGCCAAATTCTTAACCACCACAACAAGTACTCTATTTAGATAGGTTTAGCCTTAGTATTACTGTGAACATTCAATGTACATTTAAACAAGAAATGTAAAATCAAACCATCATCTACGAGAACTAACTTTGAAATATATGTGCTTGCAGTGTAACACAACGGCTTGCAAAACTTCAGAAACTTTTTGGTTTCATATCAGAAGTCCTAAACTGAATCGTAaaaaacgattctgatttgCTAAGATTTTGAGTGCTATCTCGGATGATTAATACAGCTTGAATGAGAAATCTGAATCGTTTCCATCTGtgataaaaaatcaattaacaacCAAGATAAGAACCGAAGAATACGATAAAATTTAGTCTGTTTAACTGAGGAAAGATTTATCCATATTGTCTATGTGGAATCattaatttctccttttctacTAAAGGATTTGCCAACACATCACCCAAAACAGTAAGAGAATTGTGTACTTCCTCAACGTGGTGTGTCTTTTTCAGTGTTTGTTGGAAGTCAATTAAGGCTGAAGGCTTACAGCAAATGTTGAATACACATCCTACAATATGCAGTAGAAGGCATTTCTTGTGGTTGATGACAAATATCAGACAAGGACTAGAAATATACAACAAGAAAATCCCTGCTATTGGTTTATTTCAGTGCCAAGGTTACACTTGTGTAGTAAAGCATACTAAGAGTATCCTATGACAATACACTTTTGATCAGCCGTAGCCGGTATATTGAAAAGTAATAACTGGAATTACTATGGGTGCAATGCATTATTATTCATTGCTATTCGGCACGACCACGGAAACGAAGTGCAACTCATCAAAAGCTATGCTTAGTCTGCTTCCGATGTTTTTGCATTAGTCACACAAATACTCGGAGTACAGTAAGCGCATTTGCTCATCGCCAGAGCCGTTTTTATTATGACCAATGAAGTATACGAGGGAATGTGTATACGAAGAGTTCGTGACAAAAACACGAAGGATTTTCCGTAACATTAACCAGAaagtcaatttcaaaaaagcaacTTCGAGATATTGCGTTCCACGAGTGTCGTCAGACTGCAGTTTCGACAGCAGTAACAACCATTAACGACGATTACAGAGAGTATGTACGATCACAGCTCACCCAGTACACCGCTCACTCACTCACGTCGGGGTAGGGAGGAGGTGGGGAACGGGCTTTGATGACAAACCTGGATCGGGACGTCCGCCCgctgtaattttttatttatttatttatttatttatttatttattcaaacacttgcaggtgtgccataaaacagaaaacagaacaagatggaacagagttcactagaatttcgcctgaattttacacaacaaggctggccctttaaagcatgaggagtggtgggttggcaggtcattctcctgttACAGagggtgagaaatcctcacgcgagatccttttcccagacccagaacgccacggtagataaacggataccagggcttgggtgaccaacttaacctcgaacggaggaatccgtcagGGACCGTGGGCGAACGGATTGGGGGGGGACCTCAAGCGCAGgggctcaccaactttgctatccttgaacggcttTCCAGCACCAGAAGGGAATAAGGACCAGCTGTAGGGACAAATTGGAAAGGAGCATATCAAGGCAGAATTTCAGCTAGCTAGTGTCACAATGAACAACAGGAAAAGAGGAACCAAAACTGTGAGCTAAAAGCAGATATCAATCCAATGCTTATTGTGGTCGCTTGTTAGAGGAGGAACTTGCTCCACGTCTCTGAAACAATGAGATTTTAGGCCTCCCTTATACCTAGAATAGGTAGAACATTTAATTTGGATAGCctgtttttgaatatcttcgagTTTGGACTAGACATAATTTCAACTGGAAGTAGATTAATCCAACGCGCAACTCttcagaaaaaggagttaGAGTGAGATTAGTGACATAGTTGAGATTAGATAATTGGGTGGGACTATTCTGCTTCAAACTGACTCGCAAGGACACACACTCACTGCTGTCATCTAGGCGACTCTGCTCCAGAATCTCGCAGATATTCTGTTCGAGAAAAGCGGCCAAAACGCCGAAGCGAACTTCACTGCCCCGCCTCAACGAAGACACGAAGAATGACTGATTGTTCAAGACCTTTTGCTCAAATCCTCATAATAATCTCATAATATCAATATTTGCTCAGAGGTCCTATTGCTGTTTAAAAAGATGATTCCGCTGAATTCCGTTCTGCTGCGAAGCAATAACCGCTACTACTTAAAGAATCCATTCCAATAATCGAAAGATCTAATCAAGAGACAAGTACTTTAAAGACAGCTTGCGGAATAACTTTCGAGGTTGGGCCGTAGTAGGTGACGAAAGAAACTTCACAAGTATTACAATGAAAACGTGCAATTCCTCCTCTATAAACACAGGAAATTGAAACATCACAGTGAATTGCGAGTTTTCACCATGATTCTTGCGAAATACATTTGTACCCATTGGTGGAGAGATCCCAGCCTTGAAAATTCCCCAAACACTGAGCGACGGGAGCTTTTTGAAAATCGGCTTCGTTTGTTACGTCTCCAGAACACAGATCGGCTGATTTCTCGCAAAAGGTGTAGTTACACTATATATAATGTAATTACACTAAActtatttaaaacaaaaagaagggCTCAACTGCCTGACGTGAATCGGTCTCCTTGGATGCGCTgcttcgacttcaactcaaaaTCTGCTGAAGTTCATAAACGTGTGTCTGGAATATGCAACAATTTTTGAGAAGGGGATAGTTGGCTGATGTATCAGGCCCGTCTTTTCAGTTCTCGTCTTCCcggacaagtctagtaccagtTTATTAATGCAGGAGGGGAGATGGGCTTGGTTCGTTGGTCTCTAACCAACGAATGTGCAACCACATTTCTTACCAACTGTGCTACACTTTTTTTCCGCGAATCTCCCTCATTAGAGAGATCATAGGCGGTGTCCTGACATTTGTATCAGGACCCCAATTCTGCGTTATTATGCTATACTTTTGTGCACAGTATCATATATCTGTGCAAACATTCTGCATTGTAAGGGGTTGTATTTTTGGCGGTCATCTTATCGAGATGACCGCCCACgaagtttgtttattcaacGATTGCTCATGGGGCCTATTTTATTAATGACCGCCCACAACGGGCATTCCGGTGTTTGTGGCTCCTAGCAAGGGCACCGTCTTCGTTCGCctattaataaattattacttCCACTAAACCACCTCTACTGTGAGGCTTTAGCCTTATCGCTCTACTAATAGTGCACAAAGAAGAATTCATATAATCCCTTCGCACCACCACATTTTCGCGCATCGGCTAAATTTGATAAAAGCCGAGATGCTCAAACGGATCACAAAGTCCAGCCCACCCTTCACTGGCAGCAACAAATTCATTGTTGCTTAATAAAGTCCAGCCCACCCTTCGCTGGCAAAAGCAAGCTAATAGTTGCTTAAACCTATCTCTTGTGCAGTCTAAGGTCACTGCCTATAGCGTATCGCTACGGTTGCTCTCGCGTCACAATGACGTTTGTTTTTCACAAAAGGCCTATATTGCTGAGTCAAACGCTCCAGTCACTACTGGATAAGTACAGTACTTAGAAGAGATAAAATCATCAGGAACAGATGAGGAAAAGTACGAAGAATATCTCAGTGCAGCAAATTTGCTTTCTGGAAGCATAGAGGCAAtcaaaatgagcagaaacGCTCTTCAGGCATTTATAGATAAGTTgcaaaaagaatatgaagaagCAAGATCtatgggaaataaaaaaacctcACAAATGAAGTTGAGGAGACTGAAAATGGCACGCAATTCAATGAAAGGATTGCAAAGGCAAACAAAATGGTATATATATACTAAGTGCCAGAGTCACAGAGGCACGGAATCACATGGGAAAACTTGCAAGGAAGATGGGAATAACTCATAGAGAgcccacaaaacaaaaacctgcaagaataaatgaaactcACGTAGATCAACGGACCGCAACAGAGTCAACTGCGACtgaggaaagagaagaaggttcttcaaaaaaaatgacgcCATTCGGCTCTTAGAGGACAATTCGAATCCGGAAAAAAGTATAGGAGACGATGAAGATTTCATATGTCGTACTCTCaaactaaagctactaaggtTGCCACAATTCTACGGGGACGAAGAAGAGTTCCCTAAATTTTGGGCAATATATGAAACGCTCGTTCATCAAAGTAAGGTTTTAAGTACAGTCGAAAAAATGCTGTTACTTAGAGATAGCGTCAAAGGGAGAGCAGAAACAGCCAACAGCAGAAATATAAAAGGCATACAATTGATCCCACAAAATTATAAGTGGATGATTaatgctttgaaaaagaaatacggTAAAAAACCGACTAACAGAgcaaaaatagtgcaaaaattGGTTAATTTGCCAGCAACAAAGAATGATGCTGATAGCTGTATGAACACATTCGACAAAATTCGAATGCTCACGAATCAAATGATCTCTGCAGGCCAAAATATACCACAAATGCAAGATGCAATGTGGACAGAGAAAATTTAAGAGAAATTTCCCTACACTATAGTGAAAACGTTCTTGTTACCATTCAAGATcaagatgaagtgaaaatagaagatgttatgtatcattttgaaaaggagATTAATGCGAAAAAGTTTGTAGACGCACGGAAAAGTTTAAAAGGCCGTGTCAAATTTGAAAACCATCCGAACCGAAGACAATATGGTATGGATGTTACGTAACCCCCaaaattgggaaaattttgtggtttttgcaACAACACAGATAATACATCAGCGAACTGCCGAACAATCACTGATATTAAATCAAGGCGAAATATGGTGAAAGAAGCCAGACAATGCTGGAAATGTTTCTCAGAAGAACACAGCAGCCGTGACTGTCAGAAACCAAGTTGTCCTAAATGTATTAGAATGCACGGTGTAAGCCTTGCATTTCCACTTCAAAAGATGGTAATAGGACAAGATATAACGCTGGTGACCGATCGCGCAATCAAAGCGCCTCCAATACCGTACCAATTGCAAGAAATAACACTACTACCCGGAATCAATACGGCAATGTCCGCAACAATCAGCAGACAAATCCTCATACAGCTGATCACGGCACTAACCACACAGCCAAAGGTTCCGTTAACATTGACAAACGAAAAGAGAAAGTAGTCCTGATGACTGCcgaagaaaatgtttggaaTAATAACACCAGACAATTCGAAGAACAtaggtttttctttgatagCGGAGCTCAAAAAACCATCATTAGAGAGCAGACCGCAAAGGAATTTGGTCTTCCAActcaaaaaaactgaaaactgcACAATGTCAGGTATAGGTGGACATACCGAAAAGTACCAAACAAACATTGTTTCCCTCAAAATCAGCAATGCCTTTGGGAAGGAGATCGGGTGCGTGTAatgagggtcccggcggaatttccagcatgcTCCGGTCATGCCGCGTCAGAGCAActagcgatggtgcgtatccTAAAGACATttactttcgttggcacctaaatagctgactctgcttacctgccgctaatcatacgctgcatcataggccaggatataattcactacctactaaattgttttggagaatcagacacatccactgcaattttgtgatgtgaggtgaactCGTaaccgtaccagaagcaagagaaattcttacgtgaaatatgagataaggatgtatctaataacttcaaattacgtacataaatttttttttgttaaaacggaacattccagctttcaaaagtaacgatAATGAGAATtgtcgttatcctgtaacccCCAAGCTTTCTTAGCCTAATTCATTTCCGGGCAGCGAGACCTTCCGTATCCCTGACTTCTTttaacttacaggaagaaaaagagttcaaatttgataagatttctagactttctggaGGTGATATAAAAACAAACTCACTCTCTTTCCTTATTAGAACATCATAAAAAATctcatgtacttctatctatcactattattcttcgacttattcggtaatttcgacaactcacaCCACTCTCCTTTGCATacttccttgtaactgcgcagtttcctgcgtctctgtggctagaagaacatctgcgacggttgtctgcgtcttcataaACGACTGGAGAGTGACTtcgtcgaggtatgttcgcgtatccactggacatatccactgggcacgttatgtctcggaggcgtTGGCGGAGAATCCatcgggaccctctttaccgttcctcAAGGAGATCCATATTACGATTCAAACCGGGCCAATTATCACtaatggtttttcttctgtacgTTTCAATGATGCAGATAAACAATACCTCCAAGACAATGAGATTTGTATAAACAATGCGAAAGTTCGCGGTGAacatcaaaacccgcaaataTTGGTCGGTCTAGATAACTATTACGACCTCGTAAACACAGTTGATACTATAACTTTGCCATCTGGATTACGCTTTTCGCGTACGGTATTCGGACCAACGATACACGGCAAAGGGTCAATAAACTCGCAGCAAGAACACAACGAGACAAGACAACGATAACACATGGCCTCAACCTCGTTCAAGAACAGAATGAATCAGAAATTCTAACGAAGTTGTTCGAACTGGATGGTTTAGGAATATCATCAGAAGAATGTGATAAGAACGAAAACACATTCGAGTACTTCAAAAGCTATTCGAAATCAATATCGTTTGAAAACGGCGTTGTAACCGTACCTTTTCCCTTGAAAGATAATGCCGTCGAACTAGCGGATAATTACGGAATAGCGTACCGTCGATTGATTTCGTTACAAGGACAACTATCAAATAATAGCCACCAACGTGAGTGGTATAGCAAAATAATGAATGTTTATATTCAAAACGGAGTTGTCGAATTAGTCCTCggacaaaatcaaaattcggCTGGCACTTACTACATGCCACATTCCGGAGTTTGGAAGCGAGAGAAGGCAAAACCATTGAGGATAGTGTTTGATGCTTCCTCTAAGAGAGCTTTCGCTGAATGATGTGCTCTACACAGGAGAATCCTTCGTGAACAATATTCATGATGTCCTAATTGCAAATAGAACCAGTAAAATTATTCTTCTATGTGATATTGAAGCGGCTTTCACGCAAATCAGACTACTGGAAGATCATAAAGATTTGTGTCGGTTTTTATGGCTGAAAGACGTGAATAAGCCTCCAAATCAAGACAACATAGCAGAATACAGATTCAATTCAGTAACACGTCGGCACCAAGTATTCTTAACATGGCCATTCTGGCATATTTAATCCATAAGAACACTCCGCGCTCACTGGAGattgcaaaaaatatttatgtggACAATATTCTCTTATGCGCCACCACCAGTGATGAAGCACTAGAAAAATAGACTGcttcaaagaatattttccgTAAAATCGGCATGAATTTACGAGAATATATTTCAAAGTCAGTTGAAGTTAACAGAGCTATCCCAGAAGAGGATAGAGCGCCCACAGACAACATAAAACTTCTTGGCGTCAAATATGACACCAAATCCGACGAATTTGTGATGAAAGtaacaaatccacaaaaagagaaactaaCCAAACGTGATACTGTAAGCCAGATAAACTCGACCAATGATCCTCTAGGCCTCGCAAGCCCACTGATCATCAAAATGAAGTCTCTAATGGGAGAATTTTATGATACAGGGATAGAATGGAAACAATACGTTCCGCAAGCACTGTGTATTAAATGGAATTCTGTAATACAAGAGATAAACAATGCATGTATAAGTGTCAGTTGACCTTTGCTACGTTCTCTCACGTCTCATACCTCAAGAATATCTGAGGTGCGAAAACACTAATGAGATCAATTCATTGATTAGTGGAAAGAGCAAGCTAGCACCAAAAATGATCCAACAGACTATCCCACGCTTGAAATTGTTGGCAATCTTAATAGGACTGAGAATGGGGAAAACCATTCTTGATTCAATAAACATTGAAATTACTTGCATAAATGTCGCCAGTGATAGCGAAATAGCACTTCAGTGGATTAGGTCTTCACGCAAACTTTCGATATTCGTGACTAGTCAGAAAGATCGCATTTTGAGATTGAAGACTCAAATCGAAGCCAAATCCATCCCAGTACATCTATTTCATGTTCCAACACATAATCCAGCAGACGTTGGAACTCGAGGCACAACGGCAAGCCTCATTAGTGAGCATGATTGGGTGAGAGGACCCAGATGGCTAGAGCACGACCAGCAAACTTGGCTTATTCGATCCATAGATAACCTCAGCTCTGATCAGTCTgacgaagaaatagaagacAATCAACATGTGAATGACGAAACCACAAACGAGTCAGCGGAATCATCCTGTTTAATAATAGATCTAGCTCGCTTTTCTCGCTACAAAACAGCTCTTTGAACATTCTCAGTTGTTGGAAAATTGCTGAGTAAATGGGTGAAACGGTGTAATTATACCAGGTCAACATCGATTACGCTAAACGTactctatatatatatatatatatatatatatatatatataaaactgCAGATGCCATTGCTGCGGATGACCTGGACATCTCTGAGAAACTCACCTTAGCAGTTACTCACGAAAACATCACCGTGCAAAAACTGCAAAAGCGATTTCCAAATCAGAAGATTATCAGAGACGAAAAAGGCATCATTCGATACAAGTCACGCATTCAGAACGCCAATTTGCCACATGACACAAAAATGCCAATTTTCATTCCGAATTAAACGGAACTAGCCAGGCTAATCATTCATGACCTACATTGTGAAAACGCACACTGTGGCAAAGAACAGACATTAGCGCTGGCAAGACAACAATTTTGGATTCTCCAGCCATCTAGAGTAATCAAGAAATATCTGGGTACTTGCATTACGTGTAAAAAATGCCACGGATTGCCATATGGAG
This is a stretch of genomic DNA from Necator americanus strain Aroian chromosome II, whole genome shotgun sequence. It encodes these proteins:
- a CDS encoding hypothetical protein (NECATOR_CHRII.G7598.T1), yielding MGKTILDSINIEITCINVASDSEIALQWIRSSRKLSIFVTSQKDRILRLKTQIEAKSIPVHLFHVPTHNPADVGTRGTTASLISEHDWVRGPRWLEHDQQTWLIRSIDNLSSDQSDEEIEDNQHVNDETTNESAESSCLIIDLARFSRYKTAL